The genomic segment TTTGCGCCGCTTCTGAAACATCGGTTTGATAGGCATTGATGGTCAGTTTGAGTTCCTGCAGCAGCGCTTCGCATTGCTCCAGCGCGGTTTCCGCATCGGGGATTTCAGCACCGGAGGCTTCGGCATCGAGGATTTTGAGCCTGCCACCGGTTCCTTGTTTGTCGGCTTTACCGGCAGCTTTCGTATCCGGAGCTGCCGTATCCGCTTCCGTATCTGCGCTCAACCGGACGGTGCATATATCTTCCGGCAGCTGCGAAAAGGCTTGGTCAAATTGGCGGCGTTTTTCCTGCAGCGCGGCGGAAACCCCGCTTAACTGCTGCTCCGCGCTGTGCTGCCGCTGCGCATAGTCTTGCCGTTCCCGCTGCAGATTGCGGGATTCCGATTCCAATGTTTTGTGTTCCGCAAAGGCCTTGCGTGATGCGTTATACGCCTGCAGCGCCTCGTTTATCCGCTGCGCGGTTTCCTTAATGCGGCTTTCCGCCGCATCCTTTCCGTCCGGAAAGGCGTCAGCGCTGCATTCTTTATACTGCAGCCGTAATTCTTCCGCAGCTGCCGCCCGTTCGTCTATTTGCTTTTGATAGTTTGTATAGGAAGCTTCCGCACCGGCGAGCGCTGCCTGCGCTTTTTCTTTTTCGTGCTGCAGCTTGGTTGCGCTCCGTTTTGCCGCTTCTATCCGCTCGTCAAAGCTGAACGCGCTTTGTGCGATGTCCTGCGCCGGTGCGGGATGGTGTACCGAACCGCAGACGGGGCAGGGCGTTCCTTCTTCAAGCTGTTCTGCGAGAGCCGCCGCCGCCCGCTGCCGTTCCGCAGCTTTTTTTTCTTCTTCTATTCTACTGATCTGTTCCGTTTGGATGTCATAGTCACGGGCAATCTCCGCAAGCTGCACCCGCGCATGAGCGGCAGCCTGTTCATAGCTGTGTAAAAAGGTGTTAAGCTGCTCATGCTTGCACAATATGTCGTGCATCTGTTTTTCCATATCGAGCCGGCTTTGCAGGCCGCGGTAGGCGTGTTCCCGCTCGTCGAGCGCATCGACGGCAGGGGTAAGGGTGGCGGTTTTTTCCGTAACGGCGGCAAGCTGCGCTTCGATGCGCTGCAGTTGCGCTTGAGCGGCAGCGGCGGCACGTTTCAGTTTATCCTCTTCCGCTTGTGCCGTGCCGATTTCCTGTTCCAGCACGGCGGCCTTCCGCAGCGAATCGATGACGGCATAGAGGCTGTCCCGCTGCTGCTCCTTAGCGGCTATGTCGCTCTGCCGATCCTGCAGGGCATTCATGCGGGCGGTCAGCTCTTCCATGCGTTTCCGCTTTTCCCGTATTTGCCGCTCATCCGTAGCGCAGGCTGCTTCCAGCTCAAGGAGCTGATTTACGTGAACGGCCAGCGGAGTCGCCCGCTGCGCTTTTTCTATCTTCGCTTTTAAATTGAGGATATCTTCTTCGCGGACACGGCACGCTTCAAGTTCTTCGTTAATCCGCTCCAACTCTTTCCGCTTTTCCGCAAGTATTTTTTCCTGTTCAAGTTCGGTGTTCTTTGTCTGCAAAGCGGTAAGAACGCCGCCGTGCTCGTCCCTGATCCGGTCTATCTCGTTCAACAGCTCCGCGCGGTCGCTTTCGTAGCGGTGGTACACAAAGCGGGAGTGCAGGGTTTCGAGGTTTGCTTCTATTGTTTGCGCTTCCTGCTGCAGCTTGTCTGCGCGCAGTTTTGCCTCCTGCATCAGATCCGAGTACCGCTTGATCGGGAACAGGTGCATCAGCGTTTCTTTTTTATCGCTCGACTGCGCCCGTAAAAACTGAGCAAATTCTCCCTGCGGCAATAGGACAATGCGGCTGAATTCCTTGTCGGAAAGTTTGATCAAGCTTTGGATCGCAGCGTCGGTTTCCCGTTTGTTGGTCGATGAGCGGTTCTCCCAGCTGCCGTTTCCGTAGTATTCAAGGGATACTTCTTCCGGCGTTTCCAGCTTTCGGCCTTCTTTTGTGTAGGGCAGCTGCCGTTTGATTCGGTACAGCTGCGCTCCGATGAAGAAGGTCAGCGTCACATCGGAGATTGCGTAGTCGTCTGCAAAGTGGCTCCGCAGATTCCTCATAACGCCCGATCTTCCGCCGAGCGGTTTACCGTAGAAAGCGTACGAGATTGCATCGAAGAGCGTAGTCTTTCCGGCGCCGGTTTGTCCGTAAATTAAAAAGAGGGAGCCGAGGGTGTCGAAGTCGACCCTGTGTTCGCCGGTAAAAGGGCCGATGTTGTGTAGTATCAGTTCTTTAGGTCTCATACGCGGTTTCTTCGGAACGCCGATTAAAGCGAGGAGCGCATTTAATCGGCGTTCCAACTTGTTTCTCATAAGTTCGTGATTGCAAATTGCATACGACCTTATTACGAAACAAGAAGGTTCAGAGTTACCACTGCTTAATCCGCATTCGGATTAAGCAGTGCTTCCTTGCAGAGCTGTTCAAAAAGCTCCTGCTTCATTCGGTTCTGCTCGCCGTTGATGAGGCTTTCAAACCGGTTAAAATTTTCGGCTAAGGTGAGCGGATCCTCCGCCGTTCGCTCGCGGAGCGTCAGCTGCTCTTCCTCCTGTTCTTCCTGATTCATAAAGCTCTTTTGCCGGATGCTCAACAGGAACGGAAATTTTTGCCGCAGCAGCTGCATCGGGTGCGCAATGACCTCCGCATCGTTCAGCGTAATTTCCAGATAGTAGCCGCTCCATTCATCATAGAGATGTTCGGTAAAGAAGTTCGCAAAAGAGCCTTCAAGCCGCTTAAGCGGGCGTTCGGAAATGATGGGTATCCGCTCGATAGTGACCGGAGCTTTTGCGCCGTTTATGTCGGGCTGTTTCGGCGTACAGTCGATATCTATCGAAAGGACGCACTTGGCATCGTCGGATTCGTCAAAGGAGTAGGGGAGAGGCGAACCGGAATAATACATTCTGTCCGTTATCCGTTGGCAGCGGTGCAGGTGTCCGAGCGCAACATAGTCGAAGAATGAGAAAAAATCGGGATTGACGTATTCGGCGGTACCGATAAAGGTACGTTCGCTGGCGGAGCTTTGTCCGCCGATCGTAAAGAGGTGCGCCGCTAACAGCGCGGGTATGCCCGGCGGTACCGCTTGTTTTAGAATGTGCGACGCAACCGCCGCCATTTCCGCCTGCGAATCGCCTGCCGTGCGGTATGTTTCTTTTGTCTCTTCCGAAAAAGCGCCGAAGTTTAAAAACGGGAGTAGATATACCGCGAGTTTTTCCGTTCCCTTGGTAAGGATTACAGGGTCTGCAAGGCGGCTCGTATCCTGCGCAATGTAGATGCGCTGATTTTGCAGTATCTCGCGGGCAAAGGCGAGCCGCTGTGCGGAGTCGTGATTGCCGGGGATGATAAACACCGCCGTGTCGGGACAGTCCTCCCGTATCCGTGCGAGGAACTTGCTGAAAAGCGAAACTGCCTCGGCCGAAGGGATGGCTCGGTCGTACACATCGCCTGCAATAATCAGCGCGGTATAGCCGTTCCGGGTAAGGATATCATGAATGTCGTTCAGCATTTTTTCCTGCACACCCAACAGCGGCGTTTCGTGCAATGTCTTTCCTAAATGCAAATCGGCGGTATGGAGCAGTTTCATCCTTTGTACTGTATGACTAATAGAACATTCTGTAAAGGGGAGAGGGATAATTCTTAATTATGAATTGTTTACACCTTCCACTCAATGCCTTTTTGGAAGTTATTCCACATAGTTGCGTTGGGTACAATGAAAAATAAACTAACTAAAAAGATGATCGAACGTTATTAAAAGAGCGGCCTACCTAAGAAAAAGAGCCTAAAATTCGGGTTTTTAGAGGTGCATTGATTACGGTACCGGCAAAAATTCCAGAGTATTCTCCTGATGCAGTATCGAATCTCGCTATTCAGTCAGTTCGGCGTATCCGTTCTTTTTGCAAAATCGGAGATAGAACATCTGATTAAATGAATGCTGAAAACCTGTGCTATATCCATCCTATGAATAAACCGTGAAATATTCATTGACAGAAATCCGATATCTTGCTATATTAGCAATGAATAAAATACAAAATATTCACAGGGTTGCAAAATAACGATGGAGAAGGCATGGCAAGAGCATTTACGGAAGAAGAACGGATAAAAATAAAAGAAAAGATAATGGAAGCTGCTCTCGATTTATTCCACGATAAGGGGACAAAGGCTTTGAGCATAGCGGAGCTGACAAAACGTGCCGGTATTGCGCAAGGGACTTTCTATAATTTTTGGAAGGATAAAGAAGCGCTGATTATCGAAGTTATCACATATCGCTCAATACAAAAACTGCACAACATTGAAGAGGAGTTCCCGCATTCGCTCAAGGATCCGGCAGCGTTTCTAACGGATATTGTATACAGGTATTCGGTCGATCTTGTGATTAAAATTAAAACACAGCCGGTCTATAAAGATGCGTTTAAGATATTTGAAGCAAAGGGTCCGCAGGAAGCACATAAAATGGAAGTATTGTATCAAGATTTTTTTGAGAGACTTATACAGTATTGGCTAAAAAACGGTGCAATAAAAAGAGTAGATAAAAAAGGGTTAATGAACGCATTTGTGGGAAGTTCCATATTATGCGCCCGGTATTATCAGTTTGATGAAGCATATTTTAATGAAATATTGCGGACATATATCGCCGCAATGGTGAATAAGTACATAGAAGTATAACAATCGGGAGGAATATCATGCTAATACTTGATTTTACACAAATACATAAAGACGACGTATTAATTGCCGGCGGTAAAGGAGCTAATTTGGGTGAAATGACTGCCGCAGGAATAAATGTACCGAAAGGGTTTGTCATTACCGCCGATGCGTATCGGGAATTTTTAAAAGAAAATCACATTGACGAGTTTATTGCACACGGTCTTAAACAAGCGCACACGGATGAACATACATTATCTGCCGTTGCCGCAGAGTTCCGGGAAAAAATCACAGCGGGACATTTCCCTGCTGAATTGGAAAAAGAAATAAGAGCAAAATATGCAGAACTTGGTGAATCTAAAAGAGTTGCAGTTCGTTCATCGGCAACGGCGGAAGATTTACCCGATGCGAGTTTCGCAGGTCAACAGGAAACGTATTTGAACGTACAAGGCATAAATGATGTGCTGCTTCAAATCCGGAATTGCTATGCGTCCCTCTGGGGAGAGAGAGCGGTAAGCTATCGTCTTAACCAAGGATACGATCAAAGTGCCGTTGCGATTGCAGTTGTCATTCAGAAAATGGTGGAAAGCGAAAAAGCGGGTGTGCTGTTTACGGTCAATCCGGTAACGTACAATAAAGATGAAATGCAGATCAATGCAAGCTACGGGTTAGGCGAAAGCGTTGTTTCGGGACGGGTAACGGCGGATAGCTATATTGTAAATAAGAACGGAGCTATACGCGAAGTAAGCATCGGCAGCAAAGAAACGCAAATCGTCTATGCCGATAAACATACAAAGGAAGAACCGGTAAGCCCCGAAAAAAGAGCAGCCCGTGCTTTAAATGATACGGAGATTGCAGGGCTCGTGCAAGCCGGATTAAAAATAGAAAAGCACTATGGTATGCCGATGGATATTGAATGGGCAATACAAAACAATGAAATCTATATTGTGCAGGCACGCGCAATAACCGCATTAAAAAATAACGATGATGAAGAGCGCATTCAAGCATATATCAAAGACAATAAATTAACAAAAATGATGAAAGGGAATATGGCTTTTCAGTTTGAGAAAATGCCGTTTGCATATCGCGCGCTTGATTTTGATTACATGATTGCAATTAACGATCAAAAAGCACGGATATTTGCGGAAGGCGGCATTATTTTTAATTCAAATCCTAAAATTGATGACGATGGGATTCAAACGCTTCCGGAAAATAAAAAAGGGTTTACTCGACATATCTTTCATATCTTTACGATGATAAAGATGTTTAAAAATTTTGAGTATTGTGCCGGTGTGTGTAAAAAGTTTATGCTTCATTATGAAAAAGAAATAGAGCTCATTAAATCTTTCGACTTTGAGAATATGAGTTTAGCTGAATGTAAAAAATTCATGGAGCATAGTTACGAGCTTATTCAGCATCTTGCTTATGATAGGTTTAAATATTCGTTATTTCCATCCATGCTGATGAGTAAGAAATTCACAAAAATGATTCAGCGTGTAAACAAACATTATTCCGCATTCGATTTTTATTGGGAACTGGATAATAAGACGGCTGTAGTTACAAACGATATTTCATGCATAGCCGATAGCATAAAAACAAATACGGCTTTAACGGAAGCTGTTATGGCCGGTACATCATTTGAATCGCTGTGTAAAGATTTCCCTGCATTTAAAAACCTTGCAGACGAGTTTATAAAAAACAACGGCTTTAAGTCGGATTATAACTGCTATTGTATTGAAGCAAAAACGTTTATCGAAGATCCGGATCGGCTTGTGAATATTATCCGTCCGCTTTTAAGTAAAGATGGAAAAGACACTCATAACGGAAAGGATAAAAATTATGCGGAATTATTGAAGAAATTGCAGCGTATTTACGGCCGCACATATCCGCGTATAGAAAAAGACATACAAAATTTCCGGTATTTTCATGTTGTCCGCGAAGAATCGCAGTATTTGTGGGAAACGCTCTTTTATTATGTCAGACAGTGCGTTAAGCGGATAAATATACTGCTGTTGCAGAACGACGATTACAAGCACGGCATTGCAAATCTTTTTCACCGTGAATTAATCGAAGTGCTTGAAACAGGCGCTATTATCGATACCTACAAAGAAAAGATACAAAGACGGAATGCGGCATTCCCGCTTGCAGAAAAAGTGTGGGAAGCGTCAAAGCTGCTTGTGTTTGATTCAAAGGGTAATGTGTTGAAAGGGGTAAGCGGCAGTCCGGGAGTTGCCGTAGGAAAAGCATGTCTTATTTCAACTCCGGCAGAATTTTATAAAATGCAAAAAGGCGATGTGCTGGTATGCCGCCTGACCGATCCTGAGTGGACTCCTCTTTTTACGCTTGCAAGTGCCGTGGTAGCCGATACCGGTTCTGCGTTAAGTCATGCAGCCATTGTCGCACGGGAATTTAATATACCGGCGGTACTGGGTGTCGGCTTTGCTACTGCAAAATTCAAAGACGGCGACATGATTACAGTCGACGGAAACAAAGGCGAAGTACGGAGCTGCTGAGATGGATGATGCAAAAGAATTACGACGCCGCGCTATTTTAACAAAACCGATTTTTCCGCTCTTGATTAAAATGTCAATCCCGACAATCATCGGTATGTTGGTAAGCGTTATATATAATGTAACGGATACGTTTTTTGTCGGGCGCTTGCATAATCGATCGATGATTGCTGCAATCGGCGTTGTATTCAGTTTTGTCAGCATTATTCAGGCAATCGGTTTTTGGTACGGTTACGGCAGCGGAAATGTCATGTCAAAAAAAATCGGAGAAAAAGATTATGCCGAAGCGGAGATCATTTCTTCAATAGGCATCATCATTGCAATCACAACCGGCATCATCATTGCAATAACCGCAAGTATTTTTATCGTACCGCTTTCACGCCTGATCGGCGGCAACGCTTCGCAAGATGTGCTGACCTTTACCGTGCAGTATTTGCGCATCATTATCATCAGTATTCCGTTCAGCCTGTATGCAGTAACGGTGTATAATCAGCTGCGCCTTTGTGGAAATGTACGGGACGGAATGACCGGATTGCTGTCCGGAATGCTCAGCAATATGGCGCTGGATCCGCTGTTGATGTTTGTCTTTAAGATGGGCTTTATCGGTGCAGGATATGCGACGCTCGCAGGACAGATTATCGGGTGCATCGTCCTTACGCTCTTAGCGAAACGCCATGGGAATATTCCTATCAGCATAAAGAAGGCGCAGTACAGCAAAACACGTATGTATCATATTCTTGCAGGCGGTCTTCCTAATTTTTCGCGGCAGGCAATTACCGGAGGTGCATTGGTGTTGCTGAATGTCGCCGCTGCGCATTATGGCGAAAGCATGATAGCGGCCTTAACGGTAAGTTCCAAGATTATTGCATTGGCTTTTATGATTATGATCGGATGGGGGCAAGGCTTTCAGCCGATTTGCGCTATGAATTACGGCGCGAAACAATACGGCCGAGTAAAAAAAGCATTTAGTATTACGGTTATTGCAGGAACGTTTTTTTTACTGCTCGCGGCAATCGCCCTGTACATCTTTGCAGAGCAATGTATCGGAATTATCTCTAACGATGCCGAGGTCGTTTCCACCGGAAGCACACTATTGCGGATGCAATGCTTTACCCTGCCGCTGATGGCGCCTTTTGCCGTGAGCAGTATGTTCATGCAAAACATCGGCAATTATTTTTCCGCACTGATCATATCGATTTCACGGCAGGGACTGTTTTATATCCCGCTTTTATACATTCTCCCGGCCTTGTACGGAAAAACCGGTATCTACCTACTACAGCCCGCCGCAGATTTTTTATCGTTCATACTTGCCGTTACGATTGTTTACAGGTGGTATAGGAAATTTATAAAAACGAGCTTTTAAAACTTTCCGGGTATAGAGTGATATTAACGTGCGAAAAAAATAATATTAAAGCAACGGCGGAACAAATAGAGAAAGAATAATTAACATAAATCAAAAAATAGTGTATATTCCCCCCTTATAGGGACGTTGTCCCGGCGCAATAGAATAATCATGGATCTGATTGTTGTTCTGATTTTAAGATTAACAGGAAGATAAAAATAAAGGCTAAAACAAAGAAATAGTAGATATGCGTTGTATTGATAACGCCTGCTAATAGAGAAGGAGTATGAGGTATGTACACACCGGTTGATCCTAAGGTTGATTTCCCGAAACAGGAAGAGGCTGTTTTACATTTTTGGGAAGAACAGGATATTTTTAAGAAGTCGGTTGCGCAGCGTGACGGGGCTGAGGAATACGTTTTTTTTGACGGACCGCCCTTTGCGACGGGACTGCCGCACTTTGGGCATTTTGTGCCGAGCACGATTAAGGACATTATTCCGCGCTATCAGACGATGAAAGGCAAGAAGGTTGAGCGGCGCTTCGGATGGGACTGTCACGGGCTGCCGGTTGAGAACCTGATCGAAAAGGAATTGGGACTGAATTCGAAGACCGACATTGAAAAGTACGGGATTGCCAAGTTTAACGAGGCGTGCCGGGCGAGTGTGCTGCGCTATGTGAAGGAGTGGCGGCATACGATTAACCGGCTGGGGCGTTGGGTTGATTTTGATAACGATTATAAGACGATGGAACCCGCCTATATGGAGTCGATTTGGTGGGTAATGAAGCAGTTGTGGGATAAGGGGCTGTTGTATGAGGGGCACTATATCCTGCCGTACTGCCCGCGCTGTTCCACGGTGCTGTCGAATCATGAGTTGAACCTCGGCGGGTATAAGGATGTGCATGATCCGGCAATTACTATCCGCTTTAAGGCGCGGTACACCGTTGCGGGAACTCCTGCGGCGAAAACCTTTGCGGCTGGTGGTTCCAAGTCCGGCGAGCCGCTGCCGCCTAATACCTATCTTTTGGCGTGGACGACTACTCCGTGGACGCTGCCGAGTAACCTCGGGCTTGCACTCGGCGCTGATATAGACTATGTGCTGGTTGCCGATGAGGGAGAGCACTACCTCCTTGCCGAATCCCGTCTTGCTGCGTACTACCGCGAACCGGAGAAATGCACCATTGTATGGAAGAAAAAAGGCGCCGAGCTTGAAGGCATCTGTTATGAGCCGCTGTTCCCGTATTTTGCAAACCTCACGGTGCGGGAAGACGGTAGTTCCGACGACGCAGGGCGCGGGGCGTTCCAAACATTGATCGGCGACTTTGTTTCGACGGAAGACGGTACCGGTATTGTTCATACCGCGCCGGGCTTCGGTGAAGAGGATAGTACGCTGTTTAAAGGCAGCGGTGTTCCAATGATCTGTCCCGTCGATGCCGAATGTAAGTTTACGGCTGAGGTGCCGGACTATCAGGGACGCTTTGTAAAAGATACCGACAAGGATATTATGGATCGGCTGAAGGCGGAGCGGAAATTGGTGAAGCGGGATCAAATCCTGCACGCATACCCGCACTGCTGGCGCTGTTCAAGCCCGCTGATTTACCGTGCGGTGAGCAGCTGGTTTGTGTCGGTGGAAAAAGTAAAGGGCGCAATGCTGCGGGCAAACAGCAAGATCAACTGGCAACCTTCTCATATAAAAGAGGGACGTTTCGGTAAATGGCTTGAAGGCGCCCGCGACTGGGCAATCAGCCGAAACCGCTACTGGGGAAACCCGCTGCCGATTTGGAAGTGTACCAACCCCGACTGTGAAGAAGCTATCTGTGTGGGCAGCCGCGATGAGCTGAAAGCATTGAGCGGTGTTTATCCCGATGACTTACACAAGCATTTTATTGACAGCATCACAATACCGTGTAAAAACTGCGGCGGAACGATGCATCGGGTGCCCGAAGTGCTGGACTGCTGGTTTGAATCCGGTTCTATGCCGTATGCGCAGCAGCACTATCCCTTTGAAAATAAAAAATACTTTGAAGACCACTTTCCGGCTCATTTTATCTCCGAAGGGCTCGATCAAACCCGCGGCTGGTTTTATACGCTGACCGTGTTGGCCGCCGCATTGTTCGACCGCCCCGCATTTAAAAACTGTATCGTCAACGGACTGGTGCTTGCCAGCGACGGAAAGAAGATGTCCAAGTCGTTGCGAAACTATACCGACCCCAATGAGGTTGTCGGGCAGTTCGGGGCGGATGCGCTGCGTCTGTTCCTGATGCACTCAAACGTGGTGAAGGCGGAGGATCTAAAGTACTCCGATGAGGGCGTGCGCGATGTGCTGAAAGGCATTTTGATTCCGCTGTGGAACAGCTACAGCTTCTACGTAACTTATGCCAATATCGACGGTGTTACACCTCCTGCCCATGCGAAACTTGACGGCACGGATGCGCACATCGGCGCCTTTGTAAAAGAGCTGAACAATCCGCTTGACCGCTGGATTTTATCCGTAACCGAAAAGCTCGTGCTTGACGTAACGGCGGCGCTGGACGATTACGACCTTTCCAAGGCGATTGATCCGATTGTTGCGTATATCGAGCAGCTGAACAACTGGTACATCCGCCGCTCTCGTCGCCGCTTCTGGAAGAGCGAAAACGACGGAGACAAGGCGCAGGCTTACGAAACCCTGTACCGCGCGCTCAAGAAATTTGCGCTGGTAGCGGCTCCCGTTGTGCCGTTTATCACCGAGTCGATCTGGCAGAATTTGAGAACTGCGGATGATCCGGTGTCTGTACATTTGGCTGATTATCCCATCTATGCGGAAGCGGCGCGGGATACCGAGCTTGAGTTTAAGATGGAGACCGTGCAAAAAGCCGTTTCTATGGGACGAGCGCTCCGGTATCAGTTCAACCTGAAAATCCGCCAGCCGCTGAAAGCCGTGGAGATTGTTACGAAGAACCAGCAGGAGAAGTCGGTGCTGCGCGAGATGGAAAGCAGTATTATGGAAGAGCTGAATGTCAAAGAGGTTATCTTCCACGATAAAGAGGATGAGCTGGTTGAATATTCCGCAAAGGCGAATTTTAAGGTGCTGGGGAAAGAGCTCGGCGCAAAGATGAAAACCGCCGCAGCGCAGATTGAGAAGCTTTCTTCCACAGAGATCGAAAGCCTCTTTGACGGCGCAACCTTGAGCCTTGACATCGACGGGCAAACCGTTGAGCTGACTGCCGATAAGGTGATTTTGAACCGCATTGAAAAGGCAAACCTCAAGGTGCTGAACGAAGGAACGCTTACGGTTGCGCTCAATACACAGGTAACCGAGGAGCTGCTGCTGGAAGGCTATATCCGCGACCTTGTCCGCGCGGTGCAGAACCTCCGGAAGGAGTCCGGGCTTGAAGTAACCGACCGGATTACGCTGACCGTTTCCGGCACCGATCCCGACGGGAAGCAGCTGCTGCAGAAAGCGTTCGAGGCAAACAAGGATTATCTGATGAATGAAACCCTTGCCGTTGGAGCTGCCTACAGCGCGCAGCTGCCTGCAGGAAAAGCGTCCGCCGACTTGGATATGGGCGACGGGCTGTGCTGGCGTGTTGCGCTGGAGAAGGCGGCAGGAGTGTAGGAAAGCTGTCATGTAATAAAATAAGCATTTTTGAAACATAGACGGTGCAGAATAAGGAAATAGAAGAAAATAAAGCGAAGGCGTATCTATGATACGTTGAGCATTTATTTTCAGCGTATGACATAGTAGGTGCGCCGTATATTTTCAAAAGGTTAAGGGCGCATCCGGTATAGTCGGATGCGCCTGTTGGCTTAAGTATTGGGGAATAATATGAATCTATTTGATGATGCTCAATTGAAAGATATAAAAACTACGGTTTTTCTGGGATTGAAAAGTAGTAAAAATCAAGAACTTAGTACATGGGAAATATCTAGGTATATTTTTGATTTAAATACTTACTATTATAAATATGAGGTTGTTAATTCTATCGCGTTAGCATTATCCAATGGAGTTAAGCCGGAAGATATCATTGTAATTAACGAATCATTTATGTTAAATCATCAATATGCAAAGTTAGATGTTATTGATTTAGCAAGACCGGAACTCAATTTATTGTATTTTTTAGGTTTACCCTATTCAATGTTTCCCTCCCTTTCTATATTCAATATGAGAATTATATTCAAATATTATAGGATAATCAACGAATTTTTATTTCAAAATAAACTCCAAAGAAATGAAACAAAATGGATCTGTTCATTTTATATTGAATCATTGTTAAGCGGATTAGACAAAGCAATACAAAATATTACTCAGCTAAGTGAAAAAAAGATTATAAATACTAAAAAACATGTTGAACTATTAAATTTATTTACAAAACTCACTAAAAATTTCCAAAAACAGTATAAAAAAGAATTCACTCAACTAGAAAGAGATCTTGTAATAGATATCAAAAATTTAAGGGAAAAGAAAGATGCTTCTAAAAATTATTCTATTTTCTTTTCGACGATCAATAAACTTCAACGACCAGTAGTATTGGTAATTGATCAGCAGTCAAGTAAAGCTCGTGTTTTATGTCGTACTCAGTTAAACAAAAAAGCAAAAGATAGGACTACATTTACATTACGTTCAGTTATACAAAATTCTCCCATACAAATGTTAGTTCAAAGTGGTATATCTATACTTACTGCTATTAAGGATGAGGAACGGAAAAAAGAATTACATGCTATTGAATTGGAATTAAAAAAAGCAGAAATAAAAAAAGCAAAAACAGATGCAGAAATTTCACACATTAAGTTACTAACAGCACAAATTGAACTCATGGAACAAATTGCGCATTTTGAACAGAATCCAAATTATACACATATTTCTAGAATAACGACTCCCTATTTGAAACAACAGTTAAGTTTTGCTAATGATAGAATAACTGAAAATTTAAAAACATTAAATAATCGTGTTGGAATGGAGATAGATTATCAAACAACTAAAATTGATATACAAATATAGGAAAAAGAAGATATTCTTAACTACACTAGAAG from the Treponema vincentii F0403 genome contains:
- a CDS encoding AAA family ATPase produces the protein MERRLNALLALIGVPKKPRMRPKELILHNIGPFTGEHRVDFDTLGSLFLIYGQTGAGKTTLFDAISYAFYGKPLGGRSGVMRNLRSHFADDYAISDVTLTFFIGAQLYRIKRQLPYTKEGRKLETPEEVSLEYYGNGSWENRSSTNKRETDAAIQSLIKLSDKEFSRIVLLPQGEFAQFLRAQSSDKKETLMHLFPIKRYSDLMQEAKLRADKLQQEAQTIEANLETLHSRFVYHRYESDRAELLNEIDRIRDEHGGVLTALQTKNTELEQEKILAEKRKELERINEELEACRVREEDILNLKAKIEKAQRATPLAVHVNQLLELEAACATDERQIREKRKRMEELTARMNALQDRQSDIAAKEQQRDSLYAVIDSLRKAAVLEQEIGTAQAEEDKLKRAAAAAQAQLQRIEAQLAAVTEKTATLTPAVDALDEREHAYRGLQSRLDMEKQMHDILCKHEQLNTFLHSYEQAAAHARVQLAEIARDYDIQTEQISRIEEEKKAAERQRAAAALAEQLEEGTPCPVCGSVHHPAPAQDIAQSAFSFDERIEAAKRSATKLQHEKEKAQAALAGAEASYTNYQKQIDERAAAAEELRLQYKECSADAFPDGKDAAESRIKETAQRINEALQAYNASRKAFAEHKTLESESRNLQRERQDYAQRQHSAEQQLSGVSAALQEKRRQFDQAFSQLPEDICTVRLSADTEADTAAPDTKAAGKADKQGTGGRLKILDAEASGAEIPDAETALEQCEALLQELKLTINAYQTDVSEAAQNLERIRGELSTAETHGRERAQQRSEKTAQLEAAYIKEGFADLEDLQQAVCSEPEIAQWKTEIDTFYEQYAAYKQAAAGLEKDVSATEPRDLDELEAAVETLRKRYDEIQARLEVLNTEKAKLEELHAQHTELTKALAVKTAEAQNWVALAKDLCGSNPRKLQFDTWILSAFLHEVTMFANKRLERMSEGRYRLAVSEDHGTGNAYRGLDLEIADAYTGKCRPSATLSGGETFMASISLALGLADSIQARAGGIRIDSMFIDEGFGSLDEKALENAVGILDEIRGNRMVGIISHVGELQSRIPQKIEVIKTGTGSSIRQNH
- a CDS encoding exonuclease SbcCD subunit D, encoding MKLLHTADLHLGKTLHETPLLGVQEKMLNDIHDILTRNGYTALIIAGDVYDRAIPSAEAVSLFSKFLARIREDCPDTAVFIIPGNHDSAQRLAFAREILQNQRIYIAQDTSRLADPVILTKGTEKLAVYLLPFLNFGAFSEETKETYRTAGDSQAEMAAVASHILKQAVPPGIPALLAAHLFTIGGQSSASERTFIGTAEYVNPDFFSFFDYVALGHLHRCQRITDRMYYSGSPLPYSFDESDDAKCVLSIDIDCTPKQPDINGAKAPVTIERIPIISERPLKRLEGSFANFFTEHLYDEWSGYYLEITLNDAEVIAHPMQLLRQKFPFLLSIRQKSFMNQEEQEEEQLTLRERTAEDPLTLAENFNRFESLINGEQNRMKQELFEQLCKEALLNPNAD
- a CDS encoding TetR/AcrR family transcriptional regulator is translated as MARAFTEEERIKIKEKIMEAALDLFHDKGTKALSIAELTKRAGIAQGTFYNFWKDKEALIIEVITYRSIQKLHNIEEEFPHSLKDPAAFLTDIVYRYSVDLVIKIKTQPVYKDAFKIFEAKGPQEAHKMEVLYQDFFERLIQYWLKNGAIKRVDKKGLMNAFVGSSILCARYYQFDEAYFNEILRTYIAAMVNKYIEV